The Natrinema sp. HArc-T2 genome has a segment encoding these proteins:
- a CDS encoding pyruvoyl-dependent arginine decarboxylase, which produces MSTIRVVWGTASGPTAMSSYDAALADAGVENYNLVSVSSVIPAETHVEAVGTAPDLGPAGERLTVVEARATTAGPGRASAALAWSQSVDDGPGLFYETSGEMDREDVERRVREGLAAGQNLRDWVFTEPRIAVESHQADSGRYTTAVVLAVYGESEPIL; this is translated from the coding sequence ATGAGCACGATTCGAGTCGTCTGGGGAACCGCATCGGGCCCCACGGCGATGTCGTCCTACGACGCCGCGCTCGCCGACGCCGGCGTCGAGAACTACAACCTCGTTTCGGTGTCCTCGGTGATCCCCGCCGAGACCCACGTCGAAGCTGTCGGTACTGCCCCCGATCTCGGCCCTGCCGGCGAGCGCTTGACTGTCGTCGAAGCCCGGGCGACAACCGCTGGTCCCGGTCGCGCGAGCGCCGCGCTCGCGTGGTCTCAGTCAGTCGACGACGGTCCTGGACTATTCTACGAGACGTCCGGCGAGATGGACCGTGAGGACGTCGAGCGCCGGGTCCGCGAAGGGCTCGCCGCGGGCCAGAACCTGCGCGACTGGGTGTTTACCGAGCCACGCATCGCCGTCGAGAGCCACCAGGCCGATTCGGGCCGATACACGACCGCCGTCGTCCTCGCGGTGTACGGCGAAAGCGAGCCGATCCTGTAG